From a single Pseudomonas serboccidentalis genomic region:
- a CDS encoding HlyD family type I secretion periplasmic adaptor subunit, with the protein MGALSVDPHGQELVRAIADIDVDDRRPARWGVLLVIVGFGSFLLWSWLAPLDAGIVASATVKVTSNRKAIQHQTGGTIDAILVREGDTVSKDQELVRLDATQALSEQGVVNAQFIATKTMENRLQAERDGLPDVVFDPSMLKRYADNEHLTDAIRLQRHLFITRRASLAGELDILRESLNSAEAQVKGLQRVYSARSSQIGFLNQELVGVRQLAAEGYVPRNRMLELERAGSDLNASQADNLNNIARARGQAADIKLRIIQREYDYRKEVQSLLADVQKENSALTDRLQALDYQVRHTVIRSPIDGMVQGLSVSTVGGVIAPGFKIMEIVPAHEPLQIDAMIPVQAIDRMNPGLPVTISFPAFNHVQTPNIPGQVLTISADRLMSEDNKQPYYLAQIEVTPVGMSMLGSNHIRAGMPASVTIKTGERNMLSYLLKPLLDRVNSAFKEQ; encoded by the coding sequence ATGGGTGCCTTGAGCGTTGATCCGCATGGCCAGGAGCTGGTGCGTGCAATCGCCGATATCGACGTCGACGACCGACGCCCGGCACGCTGGGGCGTGCTGTTGGTGATCGTCGGCTTTGGCAGCTTTCTGCTCTGGTCATGGCTCGCGCCGCTGGACGCCGGGATCGTTGCCAGCGCCACGGTCAAGGTCACCAGCAACCGCAAAGCGATCCAGCACCAGACCGGCGGCACCATCGACGCGATTCTGGTGCGCGAGGGCGACACCGTCAGCAAGGATCAGGAACTGGTGCGCCTGGACGCGACTCAGGCACTCTCGGAACAAGGCGTGGTGAACGCGCAATTCATCGCCACCAAAACCATGGAAAACCGCCTGCAAGCCGAACGTGATGGTCTGCCAGACGTGGTGTTCGACCCGTCCATGCTCAAACGCTATGCCGATAACGAACACCTGACCGACGCCATTCGCCTGCAACGTCATCTGTTCATCACGCGCCGCGCCAGTCTGGCGGGCGAGCTCGACATCCTGCGCGAATCGCTCAATTCCGCAGAAGCACAGGTCAAGGGCTTGCAGCGTGTCTACAGCGCACGTTCATCCCAAATCGGCTTTCTCAATCAGGAACTGGTGGGCGTGCGCCAACTCGCCGCCGAAGGCTACGTGCCGCGCAATCGCATGCTGGAGCTGGAGCGCGCCGGGTCCGATCTGAACGCATCGCAGGCCGACAACCTGAACAACATCGCCCGTGCCCGGGGCCAGGCTGCCGACATCAAGTTGCGCATCATTCAGCGCGAGTACGACTACCGCAAGGAAGTGCAATCGCTGCTGGCCGATGTGCAGAAGGAAAACAGCGCCCTCACCGACCGCCTGCAAGCCCTGGACTATCAAGTGCGACACACCGTAATCCGCTCACCCATCGACGGCATGGTGCAGGGCTTGAGCGTGTCGACGGTCGGTGGCGTGATTGCCCCCGGTTTCAAGATCATGGAAATCGTCCCGGCCCATGAGCCGCTGCAAATCGACGCGATGATTCCGGTGCAGGCCATCGACCGCATGAACCCGGGGTTACCGGTGACGATTTCGTTTCCCGCGTTCAACCATGTGCAGACACCGAACATTCCCGGACAAGTGCTGACCATTTCCGCTGACCGCTTGATGAGTGAGGACAACAAACAGCCCTATTACCTGGCGCAGATCGAAGTCACCCCGGTGGGGATGTCGATGCTCGGCAGCAATCACATTCGCGCGGGCATGCCCGCTTCGGTGACCATCAAGACCGGTGAGCGCAATATGCTCAGCTACCTGTTGAAACCCCTGCTCGACCGCGTAAACAGCGCGTTCAAGGAGCAATGA
- a CDS encoding type I secretion system permease/ATPase produces MNKKNHARSELADVFFRLRRTFYSLAGFSGVINVLMLAPAIYMLQVYDRALVSSNLTTLLMLTILMMGLYTLLAMLEVVRTRVMIRVGNRLDMALNRRVFSAAFERNLQRAGGNPAQALQDLAQVRQFLTGNGLFAFFDAPWTPIYLFVAYLIHPLLGIVTLCGSLILVALTWLTEVATKKPLGEANIAAQVSGTFANNNLRNAEVIEAMGMLPAITGRWFGSHLRILEMQTLASDRAAYISGLGRFVRITLQSLILGTGALLAIEGSITPGMMIACSILSGRALAPVEQLIGAWKQLLTSRRAWSRLKNLLQEFPPRADAMKLQRPLGMISVEHLHAGAPGMTQAILHGPNFSLSPGESLGIIGPSASGKSTLARLLVGIWPSLSGKVRLDGVDVYLWNKQELGPWLGYLPQDVELFEGTIADNIARFGDVDSDAVIVAAKRAGVHDMILRFARGYDTTLDVDGNPLSGGQRQRIGLARALYGEPSVIVLDEPNANLDDAGEKALIEVLEDLKQRHCTTVLISHRPSILGTVDKVLMLREGSTQLFGPREEVFAALRQTSVLPTVGAPTLSALRGRE; encoded by the coding sequence ATGAACAAGAAAAATCACGCGCGATCCGAGTTGGCCGATGTGTTTTTTCGGCTGCGCCGCACGTTTTATTCGCTGGCCGGATTCAGTGGCGTGATCAACGTGCTGATGCTGGCGCCAGCCATCTACATGCTGCAGGTGTATGACCGGGCGCTGGTCAGCAGCAACCTCACCACGCTGCTGATGCTGACGATCCTGATGATGGGGCTGTACACCCTGCTGGCGATGCTGGAAGTGGTGCGCACCCGTGTGATGATCCGGGTCGGCAACCGGCTCGACATGGCCCTCAATCGCCGGGTGTTTAGCGCGGCTTTCGAGCGCAACCTGCAGCGCGCCGGCGGCAACCCTGCGCAGGCCTTGCAGGACCTCGCCCAGGTCCGCCAGTTTCTGACCGGTAATGGTCTGTTCGCATTTTTCGATGCGCCATGGACGCCGATTTACCTGTTCGTCGCCTATCTGATTCATCCCTTGCTGGGCATCGTCACCTTGTGCGGTTCGCTGATATTGGTAGCACTGACATGGCTCACCGAAGTCGCCACAAAAAAGCCGTTGGGCGAAGCCAATATCGCCGCGCAGGTCTCAGGCACCTTCGCCAACAACAATCTGCGCAACGCCGAAGTCATCGAAGCAATGGGCATGCTGCCGGCGATCACCGGTCGCTGGTTCGGCAGCCACCTGCGAATTCTCGAAATGCAGACCCTGGCCTCCGACCGGGCCGCCTATATCAGTGGCCTCGGGCGTTTCGTGCGCATTACCTTGCAGTCGCTGATTCTGGGCACCGGCGCACTATTGGCCATCGAAGGTTCGATCACGCCGGGCATGATGATCGCCTGCTCGATACTCAGCGGTCGGGCGCTGGCACCGGTGGAGCAATTGATTGGTGCCTGGAAGCAATTGCTGACCAGTCGTCGCGCCTGGTCGAGACTCAAGAACCTGCTGCAGGAGTTCCCTCCGCGCGCCGATGCGATGAAGCTGCAACGCCCGCTCGGCATGATCTCGGTGGAGCACTTGCACGCCGGCGCGCCGGGCATGACCCAGGCCATCCTTCACGGGCCTAACTTCAGCCTGTCACCGGGCGAGTCACTCGGCATCATCGGCCCTTCCGCTTCCGGCAAATCGACACTGGCCCGCTTGCTGGTGGGCATCTGGCCGTCGCTCAGCGGCAAAGTGCGCCTGGACGGGGTCGACGTGTACCTGTGGAACAAGCAGGAACTCGGTCCGTGGCTCGGCTACCTGCCCCAGGACGTGGAGCTGTTTGAAGGCACCATCGCCGACAACATCGCGCGCTTCGGCGACGTCGACAGTGACGCGGTGATCGTCGCCGCCAAGCGCGCCGGCGTTCACGACATGATCCTGCGCTTCGCCCGCGGTTACGACACGACGCTGGATGTCGACGGCAACCCATTGTCCGGCGGCCAGCGCCAGCGCATCGGCCTGGCACGGGCGCTGTATGGCGAGCCTTCGGTGATTGTGCTCGACGAACCGAATGCCAACCTTGACGACGCCGGGGAAAAAGCTCTGATCGAGGTGCTGGAAGACCTGAAACAGCGGCACTGCACCACCGTGCTGATCAGCCACCGGCCAAGCATCCTCGGCACCGTCGATAAAGTCCTGATGTTGCGTGAAGGCAGCACTCAGTTGTTCGGCCCCCGGGAAGAAGTGTTCGCCGCGCTGCGCCAGACCAGCGTGCTGCCAACGGTGGGGGCGCCAACCCTGTCAGCCCTGCGCGGGAGAGAGTAA
- a CDS encoding response regulator, giving the protein MNPFIRIGIVDDHPLLREGVANTLRKRADLQVVEQGGSADEARDIALRMRPDVMLMDVNMPGDVFAAVRYIATQLPDVKVLMLTVSESEDDAYSALEAGARGYVLKGVSGPDLVLAIRSIARGETFITPEFANKLLSNFKKHEAEVRKIDLTHREEQIIREVSKGLTNKEVASKLFISEKTVKYYMTCVMQKLHARNRVEAVTALRRHWEREAVGRLHIGAVPPQLDAHGGS; this is encoded by the coding sequence ATGAATCCGTTCATCCGCATCGGCATCGTCGATGATCATCCTTTGCTGCGTGAAGGTGTCGCCAATACCCTGCGAAAAAGGGCCGACCTGCAAGTCGTGGAGCAGGGTGGCAGTGCGGATGAAGCCCGGGATATCGCACTGCGGATGAGGCCGGACGTGATGTTGATGGACGTCAACATGCCGGGTGACGTGTTTGCAGCGGTCAGGTACATCGCGACGCAACTGCCGGACGTCAAGGTGCTGATGCTGACTGTTTCCGAATCGGAAGATGACGCCTATTCAGCGCTGGAGGCCGGCGCCAGGGGGTATGTGCTCAAGGGCGTCAGCGGGCCGGACCTGGTGCTGGCGATCCGTTCGATTGCCCGGGGCGAAACGTTTATCACCCCCGAATTCGCCAACAAACTGCTCAGCAACTTCAAAAAGCATGAAGCGGAAGTGCGCAAGATCGACCTCACCCACCGTGAGGAACAGATCATCCGCGAAGTCTCGAAAGGCCTGACCAACAAAGAGGTGGCGTCAAAGCTGTTCATCAGCGAAAAAACCGTCAAGTACTACATGACCTGCGTGATGCAGAAGCTGCACGCGCGCAACCGTGTTGAAGCGGTCACGGCGCTCAGGCGGCATTGGGAGCGCGAGGCTGTCGGGCGCTTGCACATAGGGGCGGTGCCGCCGCAGCTGGATGCCCATGGCGGGTCCTGA
- a CDS encoding sensor histidine kinase yields the protein MAKDAKVQSKNETFVADETETLVESRPASRGVWRSRIKLHARHLSRSTQFVIAAALILGLTMFFVGKLVSARIERAAVQSAAEAGAHYMEAFLEPYVQEMSRDNGLSPNSIKSLDRLMDSRSLKRHIVSIKIWRADGTVVYSTDKSITNRQFPMDEIADALKGNVVTDLEDLDQEENEFERKLNVPLYEIYAPLREFNTRKIIAVGEFYEKAESLEQEINRVRQQVWLVVGTATLAMLTLLFFLVRRGDQIIQRQQVSLRLRLLEQTRLHVSNAALHRKINTATQEFSRINELTLRRIGADLHDGPAQLLTLILIRLDDLAEHCTTLDQESLETIRGAATDALREVRDLSRGLALPEINDLTLTQELQLVAERHEQRTGSKVQLNIATLPDSAPLPVKLCLYRFVQETLNNAYRHAQGKGQTIIASHEEGTLRITVRDTGPGMAADAMVVDGHGRNRLGLAGLRYRVESLGGVFSIQSSPGSGTSVSARLRV from the coding sequence ATGGCAAAAGATGCAAAAGTCCAATCAAAAAACGAGACTTTTGTCGCCGATGAGACTGAGACTTTGGTCGAATCAAGACCGGCCTCCAGAGGTGTCTGGCGCTCGCGCATCAAGCTGCACGCCCGTCACCTGAGCCGCTCCACCCAGTTCGTCATCGCCGCCGCGCTGATCCTGGGGCTGACCATGTTTTTCGTCGGCAAACTGGTGAGTGCGCGGATAGAACGTGCGGCCGTGCAAAGTGCCGCCGAGGCTGGTGCGCACTACATGGAGGCGTTTCTGGAACCCTATGTGCAGGAGATGAGTCGCGATAACGGTCTGTCGCCCAACAGCATCAAATCCCTGGATCGACTGATGGACAGTCGCTCGCTCAAACGCCACATCGTCTCGATCAAGATCTGGCGCGCCGATGGCACGGTGGTTTACAGCACCGACAAATCCATCACCAACCGGCAGTTTCCGATGGACGAAATCGCCGATGCACTCAAGGGCAATGTGGTTACCGACCTTGAAGACCTGGATCAGGAAGAAAACGAGTTCGAACGCAAACTCAACGTTCCGCTCTACGAAATCTATGCGCCATTGCGCGAGTTCAACACCCGAAAAATCATCGCCGTGGGCGAGTTCTATGAGAAGGCTGAAAGCCTGGAACAGGAAATCAACCGCGTGCGCCAGCAGGTCTGGCTGGTGGTCGGCACCGCCACCCTGGCGATGTTGACGCTGCTGTTTTTCCTCGTCCGGCGCGGCGACCAGATCATCCAGCGCCAACAAGTGTCACTGCGACTGCGGTTGCTGGAACAAACTCGCCTGCACGTCAGCAACGCGGCGCTGCATCGCAAAATCAACACCGCGACCCAGGAGTTCTCGCGCATCAACGAACTGACCCTGCGTCGCATCGGCGCCGACCTTCACGATGGCCCGGCGCAACTGCTGACACTGATTCTGATCCGTCTGGATGACCTGGCCGAGCACTGCACCACGCTTGATCAGGAGTCGCTGGAAACCATCCGCGGCGCCGCCACCGATGCTCTGCGTGAGGTGCGTGATCTTTCGCGGGGGCTGGCCCTTCCGGAAATCAACGACCTGACCCTGACGCAAGAACTGCAACTGGTGGCTGAGCGGCATGAGCAACGCACCGGCAGCAAGGTGCAATTGAATATCGCGACACTGCCGGACTCAGCGCCGCTGCCGGTCAAGCTGTGCCTCTACCGGTTTGTCCAGGAGACCCTGAACAATGCCTACCGCCATGCGCAAGGCAAAGGCCAGACGATTATCGCCAGCCACGAAGAAGGGACACTGCGGATCACAGTCAGAGACACCGGCCCGGGCATGGCGGCCGATGCGATGGTGGTCGACGGGCACGGCAGAAACCGGCTGGGGCTGGCCGGGTTGCGTTATCGCGTGGAGTCGCTGGGCGGGGTGTTCAGTATTCAGTCTTCACCGGGCAGCGGCACCTCGGTCAGCGCACGACTCAGAGTCTGA